A genomic stretch from Pseudomonas alkylphenolica includes:
- the trmD gene encoding tRNA (guanosine(37)-N1)-methyltransferase TrmD, with the protein MASLRVDVITLFPEMFSAISEYGITSRAVKQGLLQLTCWNPRDYTTDRHHTVDDRPFGGGPGMVMKIKPLEDALVHARQATGEAAKVIYLSPQGRKLTQSAVKDLAKHESLILIAGRYEGIDERFIEAHVDEEWSIGDYVLSGGELPAMVLIDAVTRLLPGALGHADSAEEDSFTDGLLDCPHYTRPEVYADQRVPDVLLSGNHAHIRRWRLQQSLGRTYERRADLLESRSLSGEEKKLLEEYLRERDDS; encoded by the coding sequence TGTTCCCCGAGATGTTCTCGGCCATCAGTGAGTACGGCATTACCAGCCGCGCGGTGAAACAGGGGTTGTTGCAACTGACCTGCTGGAATCCGCGGGACTACACCACAGATCGTCACCATACGGTGGATGATCGGCCGTTTGGCGGTGGTCCGGGCATGGTGATGAAGATCAAGCCTCTGGAAGACGCCCTGGTACATGCCAGGCAGGCAACCGGAGAGGCGGCGAAGGTGATTTACCTGAGCCCGCAAGGCCGCAAGCTGACTCAGTCGGCGGTCAAAGACCTGGCGAAGCACGAATCGTTGATTCTGATAGCCGGTCGTTACGAAGGCATTGACGAGCGTTTTATTGAAGCTCATGTCGATGAAGAGTGGTCGATTGGCGACTATGTCCTGTCTGGTGGCGAGCTACCGGCGATGGTCCTGATTGATGCGGTTACGCGACTGCTGCCCGGAGCTTTAGGGCATGCGGACTCGGCGGAGGAAGATTCCTTCACCGATGGTCTGCTTGATTGCCCGCACTACACCCGACCGGAGGTGTATGCGGATCAGCGTGTTCCCGACGTGTTGCTTAGTGGCAACCATGCACACATCCGGCGATGGCGTTTACAGCAGTCCCTTGGGCGGACCTATGAACGACGCGCCGATCTTCTGGAAAGTCGCTCACTTTCTGGAGAAGAGAAGAAGCTGCTCGAGGAGTATCTCCGAGAGCGGGACGATAGTTAA